One part of the Rutidosis leptorrhynchoides isolate AG116_Rl617_1_P2 chromosome 1, CSIRO_AGI_Rlap_v1, whole genome shotgun sequence genome encodes these proteins:
- the LOC139868058 gene encoding probable polyamine transporter At3g13620 has protein sequence MGQPENPTSPTSTTQPPQTTTTTILPITTQTTTTYNKKLTLIPLIFLIYFEVAGGPYGEEPAVQAAGPLFAILGFLIFPFIWSIPEALVTAELSTTFPGNGGFVIWAHKAFGPFCGSLMGSWKFLTGVINIAAFPILCIDYMEKLFPVFGSGLPRTLAILFSTLFLSFVNYTGLNIVGMAAITLGIISLMPFVVMSLIAIPQIQPHRWISLGQKGVKKDWNLFFNCLFWNLNFWDTVSTMAGEVENPRKTFPKALLMSVILTCLAYIIPLMAVTGAVSVDQNEWESGFMAVAAEIISGKWLKIWIEIGAVLSAIGLFEAQLSSCAYQVLGMADLGFLPKFFGVRSKWFDTPWVGILISTLITLAVSRMDFTDIVASANFIYSLGMLLEFASFVWLRRKFPTLKRPYKVPLGIPGLVVMCLIPSAFLVLIMVIATKIVYLVSGLMTIGAILWYFLMNYLKKKKWCVFSNGDEIEDGEEMLSS, from the exons ATGGGCCAACCGGAAAACCCAACCTCACCCACATCCACCACCcaaccaccacaaaccaccaccaccaccatcctccCAATAACCACCCAAACAACCACCACCTACAACAAAAAACTCACTCTCATCCCCTTAATCTTCCTTATCTACTTCGAGGTAGCTGGTGGCCCGTACGGTGAAGAACCAGCAGTTCAAGCCGCCGGGCCACTTTTTGCTATCCTTGGGTTTTTAATATTTCCATTTATATGGAGTATACCCGAGGCACTCGTAACAGCCGAATTGTCCACCACCTTTCCGGGCAACGGCGGGTTCGTTATATGGGCCCACAAAGCATTCGGGCCGTTTTGCGGGTCGTTAATGGGCAGTTGGAAATTTCTGACTGGAGTTATAAACATTGCTGCATTTCCAATTCTTTGTATTGATTATATGGAGAAATTGTTCCCAGTTTTCGGTTCGGGCTTACCTCGAACTTTAGCGATATTGTTTTCGACTCTTTTTTTGTCGTTTGTGAATTATACCGGGCTGAATATTGTGGGTATGGCTGCGATCACGCTTGGAATAATATCGCTTATGCCGTTTGTTGTTATGTCACTTATCGCTATCCCACAAATACAGCCACACAG ATGGATAAGTTTGGGCCAAAAGGGTGTAAAGAAAGACTGGAATTTATTCTTCAATTGCCTTTTTTGGAACTTAAATTTTTGGGACACTGTTAGTACTATGGCCGGTGAAGTCGAAAACCCGAGAAAAACCTTTCCGAAAGCTTTGTTAATGTCCGTGATCTTAACCTGTTTAGCGTATATAATCCCGCTCATGGCAGTCACTGGTGCAGTTTCAGTCGACCAAAACGAATGGGAATCCGGGTTCATGGCAGTCGCAGCAGAAATAATCTCGGGCAAATGGTTAAAAATTTGGATAGAAATCGGGGCTGTTTTATCGGCTATCGGGTTATTCGAGGCACAACTAAGTAGTTGTGCGTATCAAGTTTTAGGTATGGCTGATTTAGGGTTCTTACCAAAGTTTTTCGGGGTTAGGTCAAAATGGTTCGATACTCCATGGGTAGGAATACTAATATCAACTTTGATCACACTTGCCGTTTCTCGTATGGATTTTACGGATATAGTAGCATCGGCCAATTTTATATATAGTTTAGGGATGTTGTTGGAATTTGCGTCTTTTGTTTGGTTACGAAGAAAATTTCCTACTTTAAAACGACCGTATAAGGTGCCACTTGGAATACCGGGTTTGGTGGTTATGTGTTTGATCCCTTCGGCATTTTTGGTTTTGATTATGGTTATTGCTACAAAGATTGTTTATTTGGTTAGCGGGTTGATGACGATTGGCGCGATTTTGTGGTATTTTTTGATGAATTATTTGAAGAAAAAGAAGTGGTGTGTTTTTTCAAATGGTGATGAAATTGAAGATGGGGAAGAAATGTTGTCATCTTGA